The proteins below come from a single Benincasa hispida cultivar B227 chromosome 4, ASM972705v1, whole genome shotgun sequence genomic window:
- the LOC120076821 gene encoding thaumatin-like protein 1b: MAAAGFQFLLALLNLLLLVPGGFSTSFTFVNKCGFTVWPGVLSNGGVPPLPTTGFSLQTGESKTLPAPASWGGRFWGRTLCSEDSNGKFSCATGDCGSNKLECAGNGATPPATLAEFTLDGSGGLDFFDVSLVDGYNLPMMVVPQGGSGDNCTSTGCVVDLNGACPSELRVTSADGREGVACKSACDAFNQPQYCCTGAYQTPDTCQPSMYSQIFKRACPRAYSYAYDDKTSTFTCASADYVITFCPSPNTSQKSSEAQNSPATANPSSGGDGAMVYEGASLIQTDAAPPRVAGISAVSTVAIGWLWQQLFFYF, from the exons ATGGCGGCGGCAGGATTTCAATTTCTATTAGCGCTCTTAAATCTGCTGCTGTTGGTACCAG GTGGGTTTTCGACGAGCTTTACTTTTGTGAACAAATGTGGATTCACGGTTTGGCCGGGGGTTCTGTCGAACGGCGGTGTTCCACCGCTTCCCACTACAGGTTTCTCTCTTCAGACTGGAGAGTCCAAGACGCTACCAGCGCCGGCGTCTTGGGGCGGGCGTTTCTGGGGGCGAACACTCTGTTCTGAAGATTCCAACGGAAAATTCTCCTGCGCTACTGGCGACTGTGGCTCTAACAAACTAGAGTGTGCTGGAAATGGAGCAACGCCACCGGCGACTCTGGCGGAGTTCACTCTCGACGGCTCCGGCGGGCTTGATTTCTTCGACGTCAGTCTAGTGGACGGTTACAATCTTCCGATGATGGTGGTGCCTCAGGGTGGTTCCGGCGATAACTGCACAAGCACTGGCTGCGTGGTAGATCTAAACGGCGCGTGCCCCTCGGAGCTGCGCGTGACGAGTGCCGACGGGAGAGAAGGCGTCGCGTGTAAAAGCGCGTGTGATGCATTCAACCAACCGCAGTACTGTTGCACAGGCGCGTACCAAACACCGGACACTTGTCAGCCGTCGATGTACTCCCAGATCTTCAAGAGAGCGTGCCCACGCGCTTACAGCTACGCGTACGATGACAAGACGAGCACTTTCACATGCGCCAGTGCTGATTACGTCATCACATTCTGTCCATCGCCAAACACGAG CCAGAAGTCATCCGAGGCACAGAATTCACCGGCGACGGCTAACCCATCTTCCGGTGGCGACGGTGCAATGGTGTACGAAGGCGCATCTTTGATCCAAACCGACGCAGCGCCGCCGCGCGTAGCCGGGATTTCAGCTGTCAGTACGGTGGCGATTGGGTGGTTATGGCAGCAGCTGTTCTTCTACTTCTGA